AACATATAATCTAAATCAAATGCTACATTATAAGCTATACAAATGTTTTGTAACGCACAACACACATTTATAATTGCTGTAATCTTCTTCGGACTGTATCGAAGCCTACGATCGGACGATAGACACCTCCAGCGAGATTTTAATACACCAATTCCTCTTTCTACCGAGCATCTGGCAGTGGAATGTATACTGTTGAACTTTTCTTCCCCTGAACCAAAATTAGCATTTCGGTATGGTGTTAACAGCCAAGGTGCTAAGCAATATCCACTATCACCTGAAATTCAAAAgacttcaataaaattttcacgtTAACTGAGATGTTAGTTTACCTAATAATCTAGATTCTCCATTCCGGAAGTTTTCTTCGAAAAACTCTCGTTCTGCACTCATGTCCCACACAAATGAGTCGTGAGCAGCTCCACCGAAACGGGGATTTATGGCCAAAATGCGATAGTTATGGTCGGTTATCTGtgtgttgaaaaatattaatcatgggcaaaattttttcaaaaactaaaaagtgtTATAGTTACTTACTATCATGGCGTTGATACTGTGAAATCCTTTTCGATTAAAATACATGTGTTCGTCCTTTGTAGGTCTCAAAATGGGTATATGGGTACCATCGATACACCCTACGACGCCGGGTATCTTGAATTTATCAAAGTAGTgcttttttgtttcattgaaGGATTGCGTATTTAATCCGATCCACTTTTCACAGAGGGTTTCTTCTAATAGAGATATTAATTCGCTAAATATCGTAGAAACGGTTGGCTGCGCCATTCCAAGCAAAAAGCTTGCTCCCACGTTGGTTTGATAGGATCCACTAGCTAGTAGATTTAAAGTGGCTGCCAATTTCAACGTAGAAGGAATGGCTGAGGATTTGGAAGTTTGCGGGAACTTGGTTGTTTCAAGAATATTCTTGAAAGCTTCTCGACTCACTCTAAAATACTGACGAAACCTTGAAAAGCATGGAAATTATAACTTCTATTCAATATACAAGCAGCTAAACAAGACTCACTGATTTTCATTCAGAGAAAGAGGGTCACTTTTATCCCGCAGCTGACGTCTCTGTGGCGCAAGCATACAATCTTCGTCACTGTCGCTTCCGTAGAAAAACATTTCGAGTTTCTTTTTTAAGCACTATCTTCGTGAAGTTATAATAATCGGAAAAAATATGTTCggcgtttaaaataaattcagcaaattcaacttttgttttt
This sequence is a window from Uranotaenia lowii strain MFRU-FL chromosome 3, ASM2978415v1, whole genome shotgun sequence. Protein-coding genes within it:
- the LOC129752754 gene encoding putative nuclease HARBI1; its protein translation is MFFYGSDSDEDCMLAPQRRQLRDKSDPLSLNENQFRQYFRVSREAFKNILETTKFPQTSKSSAIPSTLKLAATLNLLASGSYQTNVGASFLLGMAQPTVSTIFSELISLLEETLCEKWIGLNTQSFNETKKHYFDKFKIPGVVGCIDGTHIPILRPTKDEHMYFNRKGFHSINAMIITDHNYRILAINPRFGGAAHDSFVWDMSAEREFFEENFRNGESRLLGDSGYCLAPWLLTPYRNANFGSGEEKFNSIHSTARCSVERGIGVLKSRWRCLSSDL